The stretch of DNA AATGTATGAGAACACTGTTTATCCGGGCGTGGAAAACACTCTGGCAGAACTGAAACGTCGTGGCTACAGACTGGCTGTGGCGTCTGCGAAACCGACCTTTTATGTGACACAGATCATGGACCATTTTAATCTGAGCCGGTATTTTGAGGTGATTGCCGGGACGGATCTAAATGGACCGAAAGTAACCAAATCCCAGGTGATCGAGGAAGCTCTGGAAAGAATGAGTCTTTCTGATCACCGTGACCAGGTGATCATGGTGGGTGACAGAGAACATGACATTCTTGGAGCCAGACGATGCGGGATCCAGTGTGTGGCTGTATCTTACGGATATGGAAGCAGAGAAGAACTGGAAAAGGCACAGCCTCTTCAGATCGTAGCTTCCGCAGATGAACTTCTGAATTTTTTCGTCTGACCCCTCTGCACAGACAGAATATTTTTCAAATAGTGTGGAGGGAGCTTTATCCGGCAGGAATCCATTATCTTATCGGACAGATCCTCGGAAGTGCCGTGCTTCTCTGGCTGGCAGGGCATGTCGGCAACGTACAGGAAAGGTATTATAGTTATACGCTGGTGATCACCGGACTTACCGGAGTGCTGGTCATGTTTCCGGCAGTATATTTTTATCGAAAGGATCGTATAGGAAGGCTGATCGGCGGTTTGACTTCCGTTGAGGAACAACGGCTATCTATTCCTGAAATGCTGCTTCTTCTTGCAGCTGGAGCCGGATTTGCCCAATATGCCAATGTGCTGGTGGCAATCCTGCAGAACTGGATCTCATCCAGCTATGGAGAGACGATGACGAAGATCACCTCAGGAAAGAGTTTATTTATGATGATCTTTTGGATGGGAATCATAGCGCCTGTTGCGGAAGAAATGATCTTTCGCTGGCTGATCTATCTGCGACTTCGGGATCACTTTTCTGTACTGTTTTCCGCTGTGATCTCTGCGGCGTTTTTCGGAATTTATCACGGAAATGTCCTGCAGGCTGTGTATGCGTTTGTTCTGGGAGGAATTTCTGCGTGGTTTCTGGAGATGGGCGGTAATAAGTGGACCAGCGTGCTGATGCACATCGGAGCCAATACCTGGATACTTATTTTCAGTGAATATGCCCAGACTCTGGTGGAAAAAGCCGGAGCAGGAAGCCTTCTGATGATATATGGTGTTTTTGCGGCAGCGATGGTCGGAGGATATCAGTATTTTGCACGCCGGGGAGAAAAACGTGGCTACCGGGCTGTCTGATCCGATGTGGATCACGAATGTCTGCTCGCTACTGGCTCAGGCAGAGTGATAGATGAATATTTGCTTTACAGAGAATCTGTAGTGGGATCATAGTATAGGGATGCCATTACAGATTTTTTTATAAAAATATGTCGGAATCTTTTTTTGCCGGTAAATTTATACAGATTTTATATTTATTTAAGAGACCATTTCTTGCGTATCTTTGTATCACGTGCTATTATAAGTGTATTAAAAGAATTAATACACTTAATACGCAGATTACAGAGAAAGGAGCGTCGTATGTTATTCTTGGACTATCAGGACAGACGTCCCATTTACGAGCAGATCGTAGAGAAATTCCGGATGCTGATCCTGTCAGGAGCTGTGGAGCCATCTTCCAAGATGCCGTCTGTGCGGCAGCTGGCCGTGGAATTATCAATCAATCCCAATACCATCCAGCGGGCATATATGGAACTGGAACAGCAGGGTTTGATCTGTCCGGTGAAGGGAAAAGGCAGTTTTGTCACAGACAGCAGCAGGATCAGGCAGATCGGTATGGAAGAAACTTTAAGTGAGCTGAAAGAGATCGCAGAAAAAGGAAAGGCTCTGGGAGTAGGGGAGGAAGAAATGATCGGTGTGATCTGCTCATGCTATAAGGAGGGAAACAATGATTGAGATAAAAAACTGCAGCAAAGTTTTTGGCAAAATACAGGCAGTAAATAAGGTAACCATGGATATCGGGGAACGGGAGGTTTTTGGACTGATCGGCTCCAACGGTGCGGGAAAAAGTACTCTGCTTCGTATCATGGCCGGGATCATTCGTCAGGACAGAGGAGAGGTGCTGATGGATGAAGAACCGGTTTTTGAAAATGAAAGGATCAAAGAACATTTTTTCTACATCCCGGACGATGCATATATTCCGGCAAATTACAATGCTCTGGACATGGCAGAATTTTACCGTTGTATTTATCCGGGATTTCAGCAGGCACGTTTTGAGACAATGATGAAGCAGTTTCATCTGGATGGAAAACGAAAAATCAGCACTTTTTCCAAGGGAATGAAGAAACAGCTTCTGGTGATCCTGGGAATCAGTACAGGAACGAAATATCTGTTCTGTGATGAAACCTTTGATGGCCTTGACCCGGTAATGCGCCAGGCAGTAAAAAGTATTTTTGCATCGGAGATCATGAGTCGTGAATTTACGCCGGTGATCGCTTCCCACAATCTCCGTGAGCTGGAAGATATCTGCGATCACATCGGGCTTCTTCATCAGGGAGGAATTCTCCTTTCCAGAGATCTGGAGGATATGAAATTCCACATCCATAAGATCCAGTGTGTACTTGCTGACAAAAAGAAAGAAGAAGAATTAAAGAAAGAGCTGGATGTTTTGAAAACAGAGCATCAGGGCTCCCTGCTGCTTATTACTGCAAGGGGAACAAGAAGAGAGATCTTGGAGAAGATACAGGCAAAAAATCCTCTTTTCTGTGAAGTGCTTCCACTGACTCTGGAAGAAATATTTATCAGCGAAACGGAGGTGGCAGGCTATGAAGTCAAAAATTTATTCCAGTGAGTATATGAAATCCTCTTCTAAAGGACAAAGATGGATCCCGGCATTTGCCATGATCGCATTTCTCCTTGCATTTCCGGTAGCGGAACTTATTTTGATGGGAAAATGGAATGAGCGCAGTTATACTCAGAGTCAGCTTTCCTATCTGTATTCCAGCCTGTGGAGCAGTGATTTTCTCACAATAGGAGCAGTTGTGGCTGCGGTAACAGCATTTTTTGTAGCAGTAAGCGGCTTCTGGTATCTGTATTCCCCGAGAAAAGTGGATTTCTATCACAGCCTTCCGGTAAAGCGAAGTGCACTGTTTCTGCACAGAGTATTGTTGGCTGTTCTTTATTATCTGGTGCCATATGTGATCATGGAATTTGCTGCGGTATGCATCGGGGCAGCCAGAGGATATTACAGCCTTTCCATTATGAAAAAGGCACTGATCCTGCTGGTGCTCCATCTCCTGATGTATCTTCTGGTGTATTTTTCCACAGTGCTGGTGATCGCCTGCACCGGTACCATGCTGATGGGAGCACTTGCATGGGCAGGATTGTTTACCTACAGTATCATTCTGGCAGTGATGCTGCAGTTAAGCGGACATTTATTTTTTGATACCTGGTACGAGGGCAGTTACGGAATTCTGGCAGCAGTGCGGAATCTGGGATCTCCTCTTATGGTGATCGTAAGCTTTATAGATAAATACAGCAGCGGGAGCTTTGGAAAGCAGTTGCTGATACTGATCCTAACGCTGTTTGTCATGGCAGTACTTTCCTGGATGGCATTCTGCAGACGAAGGTCAGAGAATACCGGAAAAGCTCTGGTATATACCTGGATGGAGCCGGTCTTAAGTGCCCTGATCACAATACCATCCGGACTGGGAATCGGTCTGATCTTTTATATGATCCCGGAAGATTCATCCAAAACAGCATGGGGGATCTTCGGAATGATACTGGGAACGATCCTGGTCCATGGAATTCTGGAAGTGATCTACGAAATGGATTTTCGCAGATTTTTCCGCAGAAAAGTGCAGCTTATGATCTTTGGAGGTGTTGTGGCAATCTGTGCACTGACCATGAAAATGGATCTTCTGGGATATGACAGTTATTTTCCGGCTTATGACAATCTTCAGGGAGTTGTGGTAAATGTATGCAATCTCTCATATACAGAGCAGCTTTGCAATGTGGAAAAAAAAGAAAACGGAATCTATAAGATCCGGTATACTGCTACCTCAGACAATAGTTCTGGTCTGCTGGATCAGCCGGTGATGAAAAGTAAAGCATTATATAACAGTCTGGAGGATATCAGGCTTCAGAATGAAAAAGGAAAAAAATCAGGAAGGCGCTTGTATGTGCGCTACATAAATAAACATGGATTCAGTGTATGCAGAGGTTATAATGTATCCTCTGCACAGGCACAGAATCTTATGGAAGCCCTGTATGATGAGCAGACATGGAAAGAAGACAGATATTCATTTTTCCAGCTGGACAAACAGTATCTGAAAGAGGTCACCGGTACTTTCTGTGACGGAGATATTCAAACATTATTTGAGAAAAATGCAGAGAAGCGTCAGGCGCTGGCAGAGGCGCTGAGAAAGGACATTTTGGAAAACGGCGGTCAGACAGTAAAAGACCAGCCATGCGCAATGCTGATGTTCGATTATGCGGGAATTCCGTCAGAAGGATACATGGATGAATGGGGAATGAATGTACCGGCTGTTCAGGAAGGAGAGAGGGTGTCTACCTCCGTTCTGGTGTATCCGGCATATAAGAGAACACTTGCAATTTTGGAAGAAACAGGATATCCTCTTTCCATGGATGAGCTGTCTGTTGAGTATATTGATGTTTATTACTTCAGCTCCGAAGCTGCCGGCGAAGATGATGAGGTTTTTTCCGACATTGAGCCTGTTTCGGATCTTGAAGAAACAGAGAACGGTTATAAAGTCCGTTACGATAAAAAGGAACAGCTGGAAACCCTGAAAAAGTGTATCCGCCCATCACAGCTGGTAAACGGATGGACTATCTGGAATGCAGATGTCACAATGGAAGTGGTTCTGGAAGGACAGGAGAGCACCGACGGGGATTCCGGACTTTATATGACATTTGCCGGTGAGATCCCGGATTTCATCAGAGCAGATGCAAAGGCAGCCCATGTAACAGAATGGGAGGTAAATGATTAATGGAAAAACCAGTCCGGCTGGATAAATTTCTGGCAGATGCCGGCGCAGGTACACGAAGCGAGGTAAAAAAATACATACAGAAGGGTCAGGTGCAGGTTAACGGGAAATCTGTGAAGAAACCGGAACTGAAAGTAACAAAAGAAGATCAGGTGGTTATGAACGGGCAGGAAATTCATGCTGCACCGGAATATGTATACTATCTTTTTAACAAGCCGGCGGGCTGTGTCAGCGCAACGGAGGACTCCAGAGATAAAACGGTTCTCGACTATATTGAAGAGAAAGACAGAAGAAAGGGACTTTTTCCGGTGGGACGCCTGGATAAAGATACAGAAGGCTTCCTTCTGATCACAGATGACGGTCCTCTGGCACACGAGCTTCTTTCTCCGAAAAAGCATGTTGACAAGACCTACTATGCAAAAGTATCCGGTAAAGTGACAGAAGAAGATGCCGTAAGGCTTGCAGAAGGCGTGGATATCGGGGAAAAGGATCTCACACGGCCGGCAAGGCTTGAGATCCTTTCCACCTGGGAATCCGACACAGGATCGGAGGAAAACGGTAAGAGATGGGAATCCGAGATCCGCCTTACCATCCATGAAGGAAAATTTCATCAGGTGAAACGGATGATGGAAGCACTGGGAAAAAAAGTTACCTATCTCAAAAGGCTTTCCATGGGACCGCTGGCGCTCCCGGCGGATCTTCCGACAGGAAAATATCGTCCGCTCACCGAAAAAGAGCTGGAGCTTCTGAAATCTGCCGGAAACCGCTGAAAAACAGAAAAAAATTGGAAAAATCCCCTTTACATAAGGGGATTTTCTATGCTATAATTTAGAAGTTGCAAAAATAAGCACGCACGGCGATTCTGTAAGGACGGTGCCCTACAGTATGTAAGGGGTCCCGGGAGAAGGCGACCTGTGCGGAAGAATTTAACCAAAAAGGAGAAAAGACATGAGCGTTATTTCAATGAAGCAGCTTTTAGAGGCAGGTGTTCATTTCGGACATCAGACAAGAAGATGGAACCCTAAAATGGCTCCGTACATCTACACAGAGAGAAATGGTATCTATATCATCGATCTTCAGCAGTCTGTAGGAATGGTTGACGATGCTTACAATGCAGTAGCAGATATCGTTGCCAACGGTGGACACATCCTTTTCGTAGGAACTAAGAAACAGGCTCAGGATGCTATCCGTACAGAGGCAGAGCGTTGTGGAGAGTTCTATGTAAATGAGAGATGGCTTGGTGGTATGCTTACAAACTTCAAGACAATCCAGAGCCGTATCGCAAGACTGAAAGAGATCGAGACAATGGAAGCTGACGGAACATTCGACGTACTTCCTAAGAAAGAGGTTATCGAGCTTCGCAAAGAGCTTGCTAAACTTCAGAAGAACCTTGGCGGAATCAAAGAGATGAAGAGAATCCCGGATGCTATCTTTATCGTAGATCCTAAGAAAGAGAGAATCTGCGTACAGGAGGCTCATACACTTGGAATCCCGCTTATCGGTATCTGCGATACAAACTGTGATCCGGAAGAGCTTGACTATGTGATCCCGGGAAATGACGATGCTATCCGTGCAGTAAAACTCATCGTTTCCAAGATGGCTGACGCTGTTATCGAGGCTAAGCAGGGAACTGCTGAGGCAGATGGCGAGATCGAGGCTGAGTCTGAGGAGTTTGCAGCTACAGAGGAATAATTCGTATAAACAGAATATTTCAGGAGGAAACGAACAATGGCTATTACAGCAGCACAGGTAAAAGAGTTAAGAGAGATGACCGGCGCCGGAATGATGGATTGTAAGAAAGCTCTTACAGCTACAGAAGGCGATATGGATAAAGCAGTTGAGTTCCTGCGTGAGAAGGGTCTTGCTACAGCACAGAAGAAAGCAAGCCGTATCGCAGCAGAGGGTCTTTGCAAAACTCTGGTAACAGAGGATGGAAAGAAAGCAGTCGTTGTTGAGGTTAATGCTGAGACAGACTTCGTTGCAAAGAACGAGAAATTCCAGAGCTATGTTGCAGATGTTGCAGCACAGGCACTTAACACAGCAGCAGCTGATATCGATGCTTTCCTTGCTGAGGCATGGGCACTTGATACAACTAAGACTGTAAAAGAGGCTCTTGCAGCTCAGATCGCAGTAATCGGCGAGAACATGAACATCCGTAGATTTGCTCAGGTTGAGGAGCAGAACGGATTCATCGCTTCCTACACTCATATGGGTGGAAAGATCGGCGTTCTTGTAGACGTTGAGACAGATGTTGTTAACGATGCTGTTAAAGAGATGGCTAAGAACGTAGCTATGCAGATCGCAGCTCTGAAACCGCAGTACACAAGCGACAAAGAAGTAAGCGCTGAGTACATTGAGCATGAGAAAGAGATCCTTATGGCTCAGATCCAGAATGATCCGAAGGAGTCCCAGAAACCGGCTAAGGTTATCGAGGGAATGATCACAGGACGTATCAAGAAAGAGCTTAAAGAGATCTGCCTTCTTGACCAGACATACGTAAAAGCAGAGGACGGAAAACAGTCCGTTGCTAAATACGTAGAGCAGGTAGCAAAAGAGAACGGCGCTAAGATCCAGATCAAAGGCTTCGTTCGCTACGAGACAGGCGATGGTCTTGAGAAGAAAGAAGAGAACTTCGCTGAGGAAGTTGCAAAACAGATGGGTAAATAATCCATTAACTTAAGTTTTCATTATATTATTTTAATAAGTCTGAATTTAAGTATTTAAAAACCTTGAAAGCCGATGGTGTAGATTGATAACAGTCAAAGCCATCGGTTTTCTTTATCCAAATATCTTGGACACTCTGTCAAATATATTCTCTGGTTCTTCCAGCCGCATCAAAATAAGCAAGATCATGCATTGACAGAGATAATCGATACTTTCAAAACTCCTAAATGTCACGGCCTGCGCCTGTTTCCGCTTATAATTCCTCACTATTTGTGCCGCCAGCCAAAGGCGGCGGAATGGAGATTTTTATGAAATATACCCAGGATAATGGAAAAATTAAATTATGTGAAACTGATAATATGGATCATCTCGTGCGATTAACACAAGCGTTGAATGAAAATAATATTCTTTACGAAACGAGATTGAAAAAAGGAACATTTATCAATAATCTTTTTTTCCTGATTTTTTATCATACTTTTGCATCGGGAATTGATCATAAGAATGAAACAACATGTATTTATGTACTAGAAAAAGATTTTGCTGCTGCCCAAAAAGCAATAGTAAACTGCAGATAAAAAAATTCATCTTCCAAGGCACAGGCTCTGTGTGCTGGCTATCGGTCATTGCTTGCGTGTCTGTTTGTCAACCAAAGCCTGAGAATAGCAATACGACGATTGCCTGCCAGTAACTAATATTCCGCATGGAATGAGTGAAATAAAAATTCCGCTTTACAAATTACAGATAAAGTATTAAAATAAACAAGAAGATATCTTCAGGGCAGGGTGAGATTCCCTACCGGCGGTAAAGCCCGCGAGCCGAGAGGTATGATCCGGTGAGATTCCGGAGCCGACAGTACAGTCTGGATGGAAGAAGATGATAGTACAGTTGATTTTTGTATGAATGAATGTAGTATCAGAGCTCTGAGATGGTAATCCATTTCAGAGCTTTTTATATAGGAAATCAGACATTCATTTATCGATCAGATGTAACCGATCAATTCCACCCTGTAGATATTTCTGCAGGCTTTTTTTGTATCTGTTACATTGTTTTCGAAATAAATATACCACTTACTTGTCTGTGAATCCGATTGCACAGGTCTAAAAGCTTCGGCGTACCAGAGCGTGTTTGAAAAATCATTCCTGCAATCTGCACGCCCCACTTTGCGGTATATTTTGCCCGAATTCAGTTGCCGTAGCCCGCTACGGCGCCCTCATCCGGACAAAATCTCCCACAAATTGTGACGCACATCTTGCAGAAAGCCTTTTTCAAACACGCTCTAGGCAAAGAACAGGAATAAGAAAGAAGGAATAAAAATGACGGATCAGGAATATATGCTTCGGGCGATTCAGCTGGCAAAAAAAGGAGAAGGCTGGACGAATCCCAATCCGATGGTAGGGGCAGTGATCGTAAAAGACGGAAGGATCATCGGGGAAGGCTATCATAAAAAGTATGGAGAACTTCATGCAGAACGTAATGCTATTGCTTCTCTTACAGAATCAGCAGAAGGTGCGGTGATTTATGTTACGCTTGAGCCTTGCTGTCATCATGGAAAAACACCTCCATGTACGGAAGCGATCATTGAACAGAAGATAAGAAAAGTGGTGATCGGTTCCCGGGATCCGAATCCGAAAGTGGCGGGAAAAGGTGTACAGATGTTAAGGGAAGCCGGTGTAACAGTAGTTGAAGATTTTATGAGAGAAGAATGTGATCAGCTGAATCCGGTGTTTTTTCATTATATTACTATGAAGACTCCTTATGTGGTGATGAAGTATGCCATGACACTGGATGGGAAGATCGCAACGAAGACAGGAGCATCAAAATGGATTACCGGAGAAGCGGCAAGAAAAGAAGTACAGCATATGCGGCATCAGTACATGGGGATCATGGCAGGTATTGGAACTGTGCTTGCAGATGATCCGATGTTAAACGTCCGGGTAGAAGGCTGGAAAAGTCCTGTCAGGATTGTGTGCGACAGTAAGCTCAGAATCCCGCCGGACAGTCAGATCGTAAAAAGTGCGGAAAAGTACCGGACGATCGTGGCTTATGCAGATCAGAAAAATACAGAAGAAAAAATAAAAATATTACATACCATGGGAGTTGAGACCATTTACTGTCCGGATGAAAAGAATCAGATAGACCTTAAGAAGCTGATGACAGATCTTGGAAGCAAAGGCATTGACAGTATTCTCCTGGAAGGAGGCGGTACGTTAAATGACAGTGCCCTGCGAGCCGGAATTGTAAAGGAAGTACAGGCTTTTGTGGCACCAAAGCTGTTTGGCGGTGTGGCCGGGAAGACACCGGTAGAAGGTATCGGAGTTGAATTCCCGTCTGAAGCAGTGGAACTGAAATATACAGATATCTGCCAGATTGGTGAGGACATCCGGATAAGATGTCAGGTGTGTGAGAAAAAACAGGAGGAATCATGTTTACAGGAATCGTAGAAGAGAAAGGAAAAGTCCGTTATATACAGCTGACAGGAGAATCAGGGATCCTGGCAGTGAAAGCCCGGAAAGTCCTGGAAGGGACAAGAATCGGTGACAGTATTGCTGTGAATGGTGTGTGTCTGACAGTTACGTCGATCCAGCCGGACGGATTTACTGCCGATGTGATGGCAGAGACGATCAGAAGAAGCAGTCTTGGCAGCTGTAAAGCTGGAAGCCAGGTAAACCTGGAACGTGCAATGGCTGCAGATGGCAGGTTCGGGGGACACATAGTAAGCGGCCATATTGATGGGACTGGAGTGATACGTTCCATGCTCCGGGAAGAAAATGCCATCTGGGTATCGATTGAGACATCGCCACAGATCTTGCATCTGATCGTGGAAAAAGGATCCGTTTGTATTGATGGGATCAGCCTGACAGTTGCAAGGGTTGATGAAGCTGGTTTTCAGGTGTCGGTCATTCCACATACAGGAGAAGAAACCACCCTTTTGGAAAAGGTGCCGGGGGATCTGGTTAATCTGGAAAATGATGTGATCGGAAAATATGTAGAAAAACTGCTTGGCATCAGAAAAAATGAAGAAGAGAAAAAAGAATCCGGAATTACGATGAAGTTTCTTGAAGAATTCGGGTTTTAGAACAGGAGGATATACACTATGTCACAAAATTATCAGTACAACACAATTGAAGAGGCACTTAGGGATCTTAAGGAAGGAAAAATAGTTCTGGTCACAGATGATCCGGACAGAGAAAATGAGGGAGATCTGATATGTGCGGCAGAGTTTGCGACCCGGGAAAATATTAATTTCATGGCGACTTATGCAAAGGGTCTTATCTGTACACCGATGAGTGCAGAAATTGCGGCGAGATTGAATTTTCCGCCGATGGTTGCTGAGAACACGGACAATCACAGTACAGCATTTACCGTGGCAGTGGATCACGCAGATACAACCACCGGTATCTCTGCGGCAGAACGCTCCTATACCATTATGAAGTGTGTGGATGATCAGTCAAAACCGGAGGATTTCAGAAGACCGGGACATGTATTTCCGCTTATTTCCAGAAAAGGCGGGGTTCTGGTACGAAATGGTCATACGGAGGCAACAACAGATCTTATGAGACTTGCCGGACTGAAAGAATGCGGCGTGTGCTGTGAAGTTATGAAAGAAGATGGCACTATGATGCGTACATCACAGCTATGGGAAATGGCAAAAGAGCATAACCTTACATTTATTACGATCCGTGATCTGCAGGATTATATAAGAATACATGAAAAGCATGTAAAGGAGGAAGCAGCTGCAAACCTCCCAACGCAGTACGGTGATTTTAAAATGTATGGCTATATCAATGACATTACAGGAGAGCATCATCTGGCACTGGTAAAAGGTGATCTAGGAGATGGTGAGGATGTGCTTTGCCGTGTACATTCGGAGTGCCTGACAGGAGATGCATTCGGATCGCTCAGATGTGACTGCGGCCTGCAGCTGCAGACAGCGATGCGCCAGGTAGAGGCGGAAGGCAGAGGGATCATTCTGTATATGAGACAGGAAGGCAGAGGGATCGGACTGATCAATAAGATCAAAGCCTATGCGCTTCAGGAACAGGGATATGATACCGTGGAGGCTAATGTGAAGTTAGGGTTTGCACCGGATCTCAGAGAGTACTGGGTTGGGGCACAGATACTGTCAGACCTTGGTGTGAAATCATTAAGATTACTGACCAATAACCCGGATAAAGTCTATGGGCTTGGCGAATTCGGGTTGAAGATCAATGAGAGAGTACCATTGGAGATTCCGGTACAAAAGTATGACCGGAAGTATATGAAGACGAAGCAGGAAAAGATGGGTCATATTTTTAAAGAAATAAATTTATAAAAAACAGCAAATAGCAGGAGGAAGAAAAAATGAGACAGATCAATTTAGTAGAAGGAAAAGTAGTAGCACCGGAGGGAATGAAGGTTGGTATCGTGGCAGCGAGATTCAATGAGATCATTGTGAATAAATTATTGGGAGGGGCAGTCGACGGACTGGTAAGACATGGAGTAGAAGAAGAGAATATTACTGCAGCATGGGTGCCGGGAGCATTTGAGATTCCGCTTACAGCACAGAAAATGGCACAGTCAGGAAAATATGATGCAGTTATCTGCGTGGGAGCTGTCATTCGTGGAGATACTTCACATTATGATCTGGTGTGCAATGAATCTGCCAAGGGGATCGCACAGGTTGAACTTGCAACAGGGATCCCGGTCTTATTCGGAGTGATCACGACTGAGAATATCGAGCAGGCTATTGCGCGGGCAGGAAGCAAAGCGGGAAATAAAGGCTATGACTGTGCGTTATCTGCGATCGAGATGGTCAATCTGATGAAGCAGCTCTAATAGATAGGGAAATAAATGATGACAAAAACAATCATATTCGATTATGATGGAACGATCCATCATACCATTGGAATCTATGAACCGGCATTTCGTGAAACCTATCAGTGGCTGACAGAACAGAAGGCTGCAGAAGAACGGGAGATAGGCTCGGCGGAAATTGCCGGCTGGCTGGGATTTAACAGTAAGGAGATGTGGAATACATTTTTGCCGGAGCTGGATCAGAGCTATAAAGAGCAGGCGAGCAGGATGGTAGGAGAACTGATGGTCAGACAGATCAGGAAGCATAAGGCAGTGTGGTATCCGGGAGCAGAGGAGATGCTTACAGCCTTGAAGAACCGGGGATATCATCTTGTGATCTTAAGTAACTGTAAAGCTTCCTATCGTGAGGCGCACTGGAAGGAATTTGGGATGGAACGATGGTTCGATCATTTTTATGACTGCGAATCGTATGGATTCCGTCCAAAGACAGAAATTGTGCAGGAAATCATCCGGGAATATACAGGCCCTTATCTGGTGGTCGGAGACAGGAGGCAGGATCTGGAATGTGCCAGAGCCTGCAAAAGCCCATTTATAGGATGCCTGTATGGATATGGTGAGAGCGGGGAGCTGAACGGAGCAGATCGTCTTGCAGAACATATAGAGGATATACCACAGTTGGTGATATGAGGATGAGCTCAGCTTTATCCGAAAGTAGAAGCTGTACATTGACAGAAGGCATAGGACTGACG from Blautia sp. SC05B48 encodes:
- the rpsB gene encoding 30S ribosomal protein S2, with the protein product MSVISMKQLLEAGVHFGHQTRRWNPKMAPYIYTERNGIYIIDLQQSVGMVDDAYNAVADIVANGGHILFVGTKKQAQDAIRTEAERCGEFYVNERWLGGMLTNFKTIQSRIARLKEIETMEADGTFDVLPKKEVIELRKELAKLQKNLGGIKEMKRIPDAIFIVDPKKERICVQEAHTLGIPLIGICDTNCDPEELDYVIPGNDDAIRAVKLIVSKMADAVIEAKQGTAEADGEIEAESEEFAATEE
- a CDS encoding HAD family hydrolase, with translation MYKAIFFDLDGTLTESGEGITKSVQYALEKLGVSAPDLEPLKVFVGPPLLEQFMKYAGFDKETAQKGIEYYRERYSEKGMYENTVYPGVENTLAELKRRGYRLAVASAKPTFYVTQIMDHFNLSRYFEVIAGTDLNGPKVTKSQVIEEALERMSLSDHRDQVIMVGDREHDILGARRCGIQCVAVSYGYGSREELEKAQPLQIVASADELLNFFV
- a CDS encoding CPBP family intramembrane glutamic endopeptidase — translated: MWRELYPAGIHYLIGQILGSAVLLWLAGHVGNVQERYYSYTLVITGLTGVLVMFPAVYFYRKDRIGRLIGGLTSVEEQRLSIPEMLLLLAAGAGFAQYANVLVAILQNWISSSYGETMTKITSGKSLFMMIFWMGIIAPVAEEMIFRWLIYLRLRDHFSVLFSAVISAAFFGIYHGNVLQAVYAFVLGGISAWFLEMGGNKWTSVLMHIGANTWILIFSEYAQTLVEKAGAGSLLMIYGVFAAAMVGGYQYFARRGEKRGYRAV
- a CDS encoding pseudouridine synthase; its protein translation is MEKPVRLDKFLADAGAGTRSEVKKYIQKGQVQVNGKSVKKPELKVTKEDQVVMNGQEIHAAPEYVYYLFNKPAGCVSATEDSRDKTVLDYIEEKDRRKGLFPVGRLDKDTEGFLLITDDGPLAHELLSPKKHVDKTYYAKVSGKVTEEDAVRLAEGVDIGEKDLTRPARLEILSTWESDTGSEENGKRWESEIRLTIHEGKFHQVKRMMEALGKKVTYLKRLSMGPLALPADLPTGKYRPLTEKELELLKSAGNR
- a CDS encoding GntR family transcriptional regulator, with amino-acid sequence MLFLDYQDRRPIYEQIVEKFRMLILSGAVEPSSKMPSVRQLAVELSINPNTIQRAYMELEQQGLICPVKGKGSFVTDSSRIRQIGMEETLSELKEIAEKGKALGVGEEEMIGVICSCYKEGNND
- a CDS encoding DUF6449 domain-containing protein, producing MKSKIYSSEYMKSSSKGQRWIPAFAMIAFLLAFPVAELILMGKWNERSYTQSQLSYLYSSLWSSDFLTIGAVVAAVTAFFVAVSGFWYLYSPRKVDFYHSLPVKRSALFLHRVLLAVLYYLVPYVIMEFAAVCIGAARGYYSLSIMKKALILLVLHLLMYLLVYFSTVLVIACTGTMLMGALAWAGLFTYSIILAVMLQLSGHLFFDTWYEGSYGILAAVRNLGSPLMVIVSFIDKYSSGSFGKQLLILILTLFVMAVLSWMAFCRRRSENTGKALVYTWMEPVLSALITIPSGLGIGLIFYMIPEDSSKTAWGIFGMILGTILVHGILEVIYEMDFRRFFRRKVQLMIFGGVVAICALTMKMDLLGYDSYFPAYDNLQGVVVNVCNLSYTEQLCNVEKKENGIYKIRYTATSDNSSGLLDQPVMKSKALYNSLEDIRLQNEKGKKSGRRLYVRYINKHGFSVCRGYNVSSAQAQNLMEALYDEQTWKEDRYSFFQLDKQYLKEVTGTFCDGDIQTLFEKNAEKRQALAEALRKDILENGGQTVKDQPCAMLMFDYAGIPSEGYMDEWGMNVPAVQEGERVSTSVLVYPAYKRTLAILEETGYPLSMDELSVEYIDVYYFSSEAAGEDDEVFSDIEPVSDLEETENGYKVRYDKKEQLETLKKCIRPSQLVNGWTIWNADVTMEVVLEGQESTDGDSGLYMTFAGEIPDFIRADAKAAHVTEWEVND
- the tsf gene encoding translation elongation factor Ts produces the protein MAITAAQVKELREMTGAGMMDCKKALTATEGDMDKAVEFLREKGLATAQKKASRIAAEGLCKTLVTEDGKKAVVVEVNAETDFVAKNEKFQSYVADVAAQALNTAAADIDAFLAEAWALDTTKTVKEALAAQIAVIGENMNIRRFAQVEEQNGFIASYTHMGGKIGVLVDVETDVVNDAVKEMAKNVAMQIAALKPQYTSDKEVSAEYIEHEKEILMAQIQNDPKESQKPAKVIEGMITGRIKKELKEICLLDQTYVKAEDGKQSVAKYVEQVAKENGAKIQIKGFVRYETGDGLEKKEENFAEEVAKQMGK
- a CDS encoding ABC transporter ATP-binding protein, with the translated sequence MIEIKNCSKVFGKIQAVNKVTMDIGEREVFGLIGSNGAGKSTLLRIMAGIIRQDRGEVLMDEEPVFENERIKEHFFYIPDDAYIPANYNALDMAEFYRCIYPGFQQARFETMMKQFHLDGKRKISTFSKGMKKQLLVILGISTGTKYLFCDETFDGLDPVMRQAVKSIFASEIMSREFTPVIASHNLRELEDICDHIGLLHQGGILLSRDLEDMKFHIHKIQCVLADKKKEEELKKELDVLKTEHQGSLLLITARGTRREILEKIQAKNPLFCEVLPLTLEEIFISETEVAGYEVKNLFQ